The following are encoded together in the Hypanus sabinus isolate sHypSab1 unplaced genomic scaffold, sHypSab1.hap1 scaffold_209, whole genome shotgun sequence genome:
- the LOC132387669 gene encoding zinc finger protein 229-like, translating into MAHQRVHTGEKPFTCSECGKGFTQSSTLLVHQRVHTGEKPFSCSECGKGFTQLYHLQSHQQVHTREKAFTCSECGKRFTHSSTLQRHQQVHTGVKPFTCSVCGKGFTQSSTLLVHQQVHTGEKPFTCSVCGKRFTNLSSLQRHQRVHTGEKPFTCSVCGKRFTNLSSLQKHQRVHTGERPFTCSECGKKYADSSTLQSHQRVHTGERPFTCSVCGKGFTWSSDLRSHQRVHTGEKPFTCSVCGKRFTHSSHLQSHQRLHTGERPFICSVCGKGFTRLANLQRHQRVYTGEKPFTCSVCGKRFTHKSHLQNHLRVHTGERPFTCSECGKGFTQLSHLQSHQQVHTGEKAFTCSECGKRFTRSSTLQRYQRVHTGEKPFTCSVCGKGFTESSTLLVHQRVHTGEKPFTCSVCGKGFTQSSTLQRHQLVHTRERPFTC; encoded by the coding sequence atggctcaccagcgggttcacactggggagaagccattcacctgctcagagtgtgggaaaggatttacacagtcatctaccctactggtacatcagcgagttcacactggggagaagccattctcctgctcagaatgtgggaagggattcactcagttatatcacctacagagtcaccagcaagttcacaccagggagaaagcgttcacctgctcagaatgtgggaagagattcactcactcatccaccctacagagacaccagcaagttcacactggggtgaagccattcacctgctcagtctgtgggaaaggattcactcagtcatctaccttactggtacatcagcaagttcacactggggagaagcctttcacctgctcagtctgtgggaagagattcactaatttatccagcctacagagacatcagcgagttcacactggggagaagccattcacctgctcagtctgtgggaagagattcactaatttatccagcctacagaaacatcagcgagttcacactggggagaggccgtttacctgctcagaatgtgggaagaaatacgctgactcttccaccctacagagtcatcagcgagttcacactggggagaggccattcacctgctcagtctgtgggaaaggattcacttggtcatctgatttacggagtcatcagcgagttcacactggggagaagccgttcacttgctcagtctgtgggaagagattcactcattcatctcacctacagagtcatcagcgacttcacactggggagaggccgttcatctgctcagtctgtgggaagggattcactcggttagctaacctacagagacaccagcgagtttacactggggagaagccgttcacttgctcagtctgtgggaagagattcactcataaatcccacctacagaatcacctgcgagttcacactggggagaggcctttcacctgctcagaatgtgggaagggattcactcagttatctcacctacagagtcaccagcaagttcacaccggggagaaagcgttcacctgttcagaatgtgggaagagattcactcgctcatccaccctacagagataccagcgagttcacactggagagaagccattcacctgctcagtctgtgggaaaggattcactgaatcatctaccctactggtacatcagcgagttcacactggggagaagccgttcacctgctcagtctgtgggaagggattcactcagtcatctaccctacagagacaccagctagttcacactagggagaggccattcacctgctga